The genomic region ACCTCCTCGCTCGTCAGCGAATAGACCAGCGGGCGGGTGAGACGGATGCGCACCGCCTGCCCCTTGTCGAGCGGGATGCGACCGACCTCGCCGATCATCGCGCCGCCCTTGGTGCGGATCGCCTCGATATCGACGGGCTTGGGCGTGTCGAACACCAGCCACACGGTGTCGCCGCGGCGGAACGCCGCCGCTGGTGTTGCAACCTGAAGCGGGAACGTCACGCGCAAGCCGTCGCTGTCGCGGCGTGCATCGACGCTGGCAATCGTTGGCGCGATCGGCGCCTCGGCCGGCGCAACCTTGGGGGCATCCTTGGCGGCATCCTTGACCGGTTCCTTCGCGATCTCCCTGGCCGTTTCGACAGCCGCAGCCGCCGGCGCAGGCGGCGCCGGCTTCGCAGCTTCCTTGGGCCCCTCCGGAGGTTGCGCCGCTTCGGCGGCGGGAGCGGCTGCCGGTTTCGGCGCTTCGGCGGGCGGCAGCGCGGCGGGCGCTTCCACCTTCACCTCGGGCTTGATGTCGATCTTGGCCTCGCGCGCGATCGTCTCGGAGGTCGGCGGCGCGATCTCGCGATGGGCGTCCTTCTTCTCGGCGGCGGGCTTTTCCGGCGTGGGCGCAGCGGCAGCCGCCGGCCCGTGACCGGACGGCTTCATCTGTGCGATCGCCGCCTCGGGCGTTGCCGCCGACTTGCTCTTGTCGGGCTGGAAGGAGACGTCGACGACATAGTTCTTCTCGTCGCGGAACGAATGCACGTCGGAATCGCCGATCAGCGCGATCTCGACATTGGTCTGGTCGATATCGGACTTCTGCTTGATCGAGGCGACGTTCGGCGGGGCTGCGACGACCGCGTCCGCCAGGTCGAAATTGAGATTGGCGTTGAACACGAGCGTGAGCTTCTGCTCGTTGAGGACGGAGGAGACGCCGACCCCTTCGGGCATCTCGAACACGAAGCGCACGAAAGTCGGCTGCACCGAGGCACGCACGCGGATCTGCGGACGCTTCTTGGCCTCCGCAGCGGCGCGCTGGGCGCGCAACGCACGCTCGGCCGCGCGTGCCCGCTCGGCAAGCTCCTTGACCACGTCCATGGGCAGGCTCGGCGGCGGTCCCTTCCAGCCCTCGGGCAGCAGGTCGACGAAGGTGCGCTCGCCGGCGTTCATGGTGTTGACGGTGACGCGCCGCGCCAGCGACAGGCGAATGGCGCCGCCGTCAGGGTCGCGGCGGGCGGAGTTGACGTAGTCGGGCGCGCCTTCCGGCACGCGGTCGACGGGAACGTCGACGGGCCGGTCGAAGCGGATGATGAGAATCGAGCCCGCGGTGGTCACCTCGGAGGGAACGTCCTCGCCGAGCTTGATGACGAGGCGGGCAAAGCCGCCACCGGCTGAAAACGTCGCCTCGCCCCTGATCGGATCGGCTGCCCGGACCGGCGCCGCGAGGCCAAGCAGGAAACAGGCCGCCAGCAAGGCTGCCGCGCGGGCATGACGCGAGAAGCCCCACGCCAATGCGCGGGCTCGCGACTCAAATCCAGCGGCAGCCTCTCGCGCCATTGGCGGCATTTCTTCCGGTTCGGCGGTCATGCCGGCATGGCGCCGGCGGTGCCGTCGACTGTAGGTCTCGCCCATTAAGGACTTGTTAATGCTATCTCTTGATTGCGTTGGGAACAGCACGCCGTGCCGGATCGAGCGGGGGCAGACCCGCCAGTTCGAATTTGAGACGCAGGCGGTTAAGCAGTTGTTAACGGCTGCACGACGGTGCCGTCGCGGTTGGTCAGTCCCTTTGCGGCACCCCGTAGCGGACAAAGTCTTCGGCGATTCCAGCCTCGATTCTTCTGGCCGCCGAGATATCGCTGTTACCGCCATCGGCGTCGCCGAGCTTGAACCTGGCTACCCCGCGACCGTACAGCGCGCTCGCCAGCTTGGGCGCGTACCGCAGCGCCGAATTGTAGTCGTCGATAGCCGCGGAGAATTGTCCCATTTTCAGGTTTATCAGGGCTCGAGAATCGTATGTCGCGGCGTTGCCCGCTCCCGATCGAAGCACCATGTCGCAGTCCTCCATCGCAGCCTGCAAGGCGCCGAGGACGGCTCGGGCCCAACAGCGTCCGCTCCACGCCGCCTCCAGCTTCGGGTCAAGGCGAATTGCTTCGTCATAGTCTTGCGCCGCACGGTCGTACGCATTCCTCTTCATGTACGCTGCCGCACGGTTGGCAAAAGCCGTGGCATAGTCGGGGTTGAGCTTCAGCGCCTCTTGAAAAGCGCCAAGCGCGAGGTCGTGCGAGCCCGTCCTCAGATAGGCCACGCCGAGGTTGTTGAAGGCTTTCGCATAATTCGGGTTGAGCCGGGTCGCTTCAAGGAAATCCTTGATCGCGCCTTCGTAGTCGGCTTTGGCGCTACGGGCATTGCCCCTGTTGTTGTGGGCGATGGCGAAGCCGTTTGCGCTCCCCTCGGCCGCATCGATAAACGCCGTGCAGGCTTCGATCCGAGCCTCGGGCGAGGCGCGATCTGACCCGTTACACAGTTCGATATTCTTGAGTGAGCTGCCCTTCCTCGGCGTCTGCGCCAAGCCCGACGAACCGAACAGTCCGACGATGAGAACGAGCATCACTGCCCTGATGACACTGGCTCGTGCGGTCATTTTCACACCAGGCGTCAAATCCCGAGGCCAACGAAGCACTCATCTTGTCTCTCTGCCGGGCCGGACCCTGCGCCGGCATCACGGCGGCTTCGGCCAAGCAAAGGTCTCAGCACCCCCGACAGATAATGAGCCTGCGATTGGCGCTTCGATCGGGCTCCGGCGCCGCGCCTGCCGGCGGCTTCTTCAGGAGCTTGCTTTTGCCCTCTTCGATCAGCGTCGAAAATTTGGCTGACCCGTCATCCGAAATCTCGATGTGCGGCGTCGTCCCTCGGATCCCCAACGTGGCAACGGGCGTATCGACCTTCATGTCGCCGGTCTGCGCAACATTGCCCGCAACGAAAGTGAACGTTCCCTTGGCGAGGCTGAACAGGGATGCATTGGACTTGCCGGCCGGCTCATACACATAGTGATCCAGCACGATACGGGCATTGCTCGATAGATTGAACGAGCTGCCGTCGCTAAAATTTATCCCGACTCGGCTGTCGTTTCCGGTCAGCACCACGTCACCAAGATATACGGGATCACCCGTCTTGGCCCGGCCGGGCTCACTCGAGACATTCGCTTGAACGATCACTGCGCCCGCATGTTCGATCGTGACGGAGCCTGTGGCCGCCACCACCTTCCCAATCGGTTTGGAAGACGAGCTGGTGACGGCGGGCCCGGCGGAATCGATTTGCGCTTGAGCCGCACTCGGCGAGAAATTCAAAAGCGCCAAGACGAGGCCCGCCGCCACACCGGTTATTTTAGATCTGCACATGATCCCCCCTTTCTTGAGAGATCCTGTCGCCGTCGGCGGCTCATTTTTTGAACCCCGGCGCGCAGTCACAACAAACATAATTCTTGTTTAATTTGTTTAACAGGCCTAATTTGTTGCGGCACTGCGTAAATGCCTAAATTAAATACGTCTCGTTTGTTGATTTAATCACTTTGGCAGGAGGAATGCGCGAATGGCGGGGCGTCACCGTCGCCGCGCAACGCATCTCTCGAGAGCAGACTTGATGATTTCGGCGGGCAAGCCTTCGGCTGCCAGCGCCCAGGATATTTGTCCCTTGGCGAGGGCCGCCCCGATAGAACCATTGCAGCACGCCGAGCCTGAATCGATCACCCAGGCGAGGTCGAGCCATGTCAGCATCCGACATCCAGGTTGGTACCGGGCCCGCAATGGCCTTGCCCGTCCAAATCATCGGCCACATTCAGACAGTGATCGGTTGCAGTACGCTCACGCGAGCCAGTGGCATCGTGAGCCGAGGGAGCTTGACTTCCTCACCAGCCCGGCTGGCAGAAACCCGGCCTCTCCAGAACACGCCGATTGCAGGCATTCGCGCCCGGAGTCACGCGGGCGGCCCAGGAATGCTGACGCTTGCAGCATTGACTTTCTCGCTCGGACGAAATGCCGAAGCCGCGGACCCTGACGTCACGCTCCTGGATGACGACTCCATCACTTACAAGGACCTTGCGCATGGCGCATTCGAGCTCGTGACCAAGGAACGGATCCCGCGGCGCATCATCGTCGAAGATCCCGGCGAGACGATCGTGCTCAAGAAGGTGGGCTCCAGCATCAGTATCAATCAGGTCACGAACACGTCTGCTCGCATGGACGAGTTGCGCGCCGCGCAACAGGACGTGCTCGCCAATCTCGAAGGACAGGGGCCGCATGGCTCAAGCACGCCCCCCTTCGTCAAATCCCAGTCACTGCAGCCGATCAATTTCATCCAGCCGGATGCGCCTGCGCTGCAGATTACGCCGAGTACGCTGCCATTCATCACTCTGGCGCCTCCTGAACCGGTACCACCGAGTCTCAGCACCGGAGCCGGGCCAACTGAGCTCGACACCGTGGTGTTCGATACATTCGCTGCAGCGACAGGAACCTTCGGTGCCAGCAGCGGCACCGGTGGCGGTACGCTGAGCTTTGGCGTCGTCGGAGCGAGTGCCGGCAATACGGTCCTGGGCGGAGTGACATACGATTTGTGGAAGGCGAGCCCCTATGGAGTGCTCTACGTCAACAGCACGAGCGGCGCCTACAGCTTCGTGCCTGACGATGCCGCAATCAACGCGCTGAAGGCGCCCACGACCGACGTCTTCGTTATCACCGCCTCCGACGGAGTTACCTCTGTCAGCCAGACCTTCACGATCGCCATCAACGGTGTCAACGACGCCGCACTCATCTCCGGCACCACGACAGGGTCTACGATCGAGGCTGGCGGCACCGCCAACGGAACGCCTGGCATGCCCGTTGCGACCGGCACCCTCACGGACACGGACGTCGACGATCCCCCCAATACGTTCACCGCAGTGAGCTCGCCAACAGCGAGCGCCGGTGGCTACGGCACCTTCACCATGACGGCCTCCGGCGTGTGGACCTACACCTTGGACGACGCCAGCCCGGCTGTGCAGAGGCTCAATGCCGGTGAAACGCTAACCGACAGCTTCACGGTGACCACGATCGGAGGCACCCCCCAGGTGGTGACGATCACCATCCAGGGAGCCAGTGATGCAGCGGTCATCTCCGGCGAGACGACCGGCGCCGTCATCGAGGCTGGCGGCATCGCCAATGCGAATCCCGGAACGCCTGCCGCGACCGGCACGCTCACCGACACCGACGTCGACACGACCGCAAATGCATTCACGGCAGTCGTCTCGCCAACGGCGAGCGCGGCCGGCTACGGCACGTTCACCATGACGGCAGCGGGCGTGTGGACCTACACGCTCGACAACGCCAACAGCGCGGTGCAGGCGCTCAATGCCGGCCAGACACTGACCGACAGCTTTACGGTGACCACTCTGGACGGAACCGCCCAAGTGGTGACGATTACCATCCGCGGCAGCAACGATGCTGCCGTGATTTCCGGCACAGCCGCCGGATCGGTGACCGAGGCCGGAGGCGTTGCCAACTCGACAGCCGGCGCGCCGAGCGCAACGGGCACGCTCGTTGCCGCCGATGTCGACAATGCGTCCAATACTTTCACAGCAGTGAGTTCGCCAAGGGCAAGTACGGGCGGTTATGGCGCCTATACGATCACCGCGGCCGGCGTGTGGACCTACACGCTCGACAATGCCAGCGGCGCGGTGCAGGCGCTCAATGTCGGCGATACACTCACCGACAGTTTCACTGTCACTAGCCTCGACGGCACGCCGCAGACGGTGACGATCACCATTTTCGGCAGCAACGACGCAGCCCTGATTTCCGGCACCACGACCGGCTCAGTGACCGAGGCAGGAACCTTCTCGCTCGGCGCTCCGATCGCGACCGGCACGCTGACCGATACAGACGTCGACAACGCGCCGAATACGTTCACCGCAGTCTCTTCGCCGACCGCGAGCGACGACGGATACGGCACCTTCACGATGACCGCAGCCGGCGCGTGGACTTACACCCTCGACAACAACAACAGCGTGGTTCAGGCTCTCGATGTCGGCGACACCTTGACCGACACATTCACGGTCAGTGCGATCGACGGTACGACGCAGACGGTGACCGTCGCCATTCATGGCGCCAGCGATGCAGACCCCAACGATTTTGACAATCTGGCCACCGGATCCATCGTGATAACCGATCCACCGAACGTGTACGGAACGCCGGGGAGCGAAACCATTGCCGGCGGCGGCAGCACAGGTCAGGTCATCTATGCGGGGGCCGGCAACGATACGGTCAACGGGACCGGCAAAGCGGACGTTCTCTACAGCGGCTCCGGCAATGACACGATCAAGGGCAACGACGGCGATGACGTCATCTACGGCGGCTCGGGAAACGATACAATCAACGGCAACAACGGCGCCGATACCATAACCGGCGGATTTGGTGCGGACCAACTCACCGGCAGCAATGGGAACGACCGTTTCGCATATTTGTTCGTCGCCGATTCCAACACCAGTCAGTTCGACACCATCACCGACTTCGCGTCGGGATCGGACAAGATCGACCTGACCGCCTTTGGCGCGCTTGGGTTTGCCATCCTGGCGCTGAACTCGACCAGCACGACGGTGCCGGCACATACGATCGCCTGGATCTATGACAGCGCGGCGAATGAAACCATCGTGTACGTCAATCCAACGGACCAGACCCTGCACATCGGCGATTCCAGTCTGCTCGAAATCCATTTGCAGGGGATTGCAACCGTTGATGCCTCGGACTTCATCGTGGCGCCGGCGGCCGCACCCGTGATCGCAGCTGCCAGCGAGCTCTCCGACCTCACCGCTATCGCGCAGAGTGATGCGGCCGCGGTACTGACGACCACTGCCGAGATCTCGTCCGATTCCGGAAGCGGCGACGGCACGCTCCTCGCAGACGGAAGTCCGGCAATCCAGTCAAGCGAGCCGACCTACAACCTGGATTCAACTTCGGACCAGATCGGACGAACTGAATATTCCAGCATCTCCAGTTCGGATCCGATGCAAACGGCCGCGACTGAAACGTCCCGCATTGATGCGGGAGCTACTTCGGCCAGCGGACCGTCTCCGACGTTGCAATCCGTCGCCGCACCGACGGAGGCCAGCTTTGTCTTCCATTTCACGGACTTCGACACGGCCTCGGCGGCTGGCAAGAATGGCGCGATTGGAGCTGGCCAGATGGCTGACATTGCCATCGCCGCGCTGAATTTTGATCATATTGCCGCCGAACAGCACGCCGGGCGCGGGCTTGCGCTCGGGAACGATGCTGGAAATCACGGCGTCTCTCCCCCGGGAGGCGCCGACCAGGCGGCTCATGCCCACGGTCGTAGCAGCGATGACCCGGCAGACACGGCGCTCAACCCAAGCCTTTCGAAGTCATCGACCGGAGGCGCCGGCCACTCGCCCGCAAGCGAGACGCAGCAGCTCGGCGACTCATTCCACTTCAAGGATAACGCTTCGCAGGGCTCACAGCACAGCGTGGTGCCGGATCATCTGATAGACCTCGCCGGTCATCACGACCACGCGGGAGGAGTCCCCGGGTCGGAGCTGGCGTTCACGGCTGAACCGTCTCCGCCCGATGGTGATCCGCCTCATGGGCCAGTTGCAGCTCACGGCCACGGCTTGCATGATCTGATCGTGTGACGCCCCCCGAGCCAATGGCATCTTAGTGTTGCTTCCCGGCGCCATCGGGCGCCGAGGAGCTCTCTTCGCCGAGAGAAGATTCATCGTCGTTGCCGTCGTCGCCATCGGGCGGCGCCGCATGCTGATGGCTCAGCGCGGATGTCCATGCGGATGTCATCGCCGCTATGAGCAGCCGGTTGACGGCCTCGATGACGCGCTCTGCTGCGGACGAGTAGTTCATGGCCTCCTCCTGCGCTGCCGACTGCGAATGGCCGAAGCGTAGGACGGCGCCTCGAGCGCCACTGTACGCCACTTCACACCTGCACGCGTCAACTCATCGCAGTCCCAGAGGATGCCGCCCGCTCCGGCTGCATCCGCCACGGGAGTCCGATTGCTGGCTTGACGGGTTGCCGAGCGCGCGCCGTGTCAACCTTCGGGGCCTTGCGGTTTGCGCGCGACTCTGAATCAGATGTCGATCTCGGCGATGCAAATCGCATTGGTTAACTCTGGGGGTAATCAATGAGCGGAGAAGCCGGTTGCATTGTGTGTAGCAGGGCAAGAGCGGTCGTCGCGATCGTTCCGATCGCCAAAGGATACGCCCTGAAGACCTATGAGTGCGCCTGTTGCCACAGCACCCTGCAGCTCGTGACCCGCGTCTCAAAGGCGTCGCTGGTCAAGCAGCAGGTCAATATCCTCGCTCAGGTGGAGCAGCAGTTGCGCCCGCCTGTTCGCAGGGTGCAACAGGCCTTCGCGAATTAAACGCACGAGGCGTTTCGCTGGGCTCCAGTCGAACGATCGCGCGGCAGCGCGCGGATCGAAAGCGCGCTTCGCCTCGAGCCCTCAATTCGGCTTTTGCGTCGGCTTGCCGTCGATCTTGGGCAATTCGCCGGCCGAAGCGGACTGGTCGCCGCCGCCATTGGCGCGGCGGGCCATCTCGACGGTCAGGCGCTCGGCGGCCTCCGGCGACATCAGCCCCAGGATGTCCGACATCTTGCGCGGCGCAATGGCCGAGGCGATCTCGATCAGCACGCCCATTTCGAGCCGATCGAACACCCGCGCGGCATCCTTGGGCTTCATGCCCTCGTACATGGTCACGAGGCCCTTCATGCGCTGGGCTTCGGCGGCCTTCTGCTCGGCCTGCGTCGCGGAGATGCGGGTTTCCACCGCCTTCATCTCCTCGACCTTGGACTCGATGCGCTTCTCGGCCGATTTGAGCAGGCTTTCGCGGATGTCGATCTCGCGCTGGCGGGCCTCGATCTCCTGTCGCCGCGCCTGCAACCGTTCCAGGATCGCGCGCTCGGAGGCCGAGACCTGCGGCTGGCCTTCCTCCACCTTGACCACGGTGCCCTCGGGCTTGGTCTCGGGCGCGGCGGGCTTGGGCGCCTCCTTCGGCGCGCCATGGGTCGATCCGGTGATGTCGGGGTCCTCGCGGCCGGGGAAGTTCAGGTTCTCCTGCGCCCAGGATTTCTTGGTCTGGTTCGGCTTGTAGTCGAACACATAGCCGCCGTTGATCGCGAGGCCCGCCACCTTCAGCGTGGCGAGGCCTGCGACGGCGAGCAGGACGACCGGAATGACGCGGATGTTACGAAAGGACTTCATACCCGGGCTTCATGCGGCAAGGCCGTTGGATCGTCGGCGCTCGGAGAAGGCTTCGGCGGCGGCCGCCACCGCCTTCGCGGTCGACGGCTTGGCCGCGGGCGCAGCGGCGGTCTCCTGATTGGCGACGGGGCGCGCGGCGATCGCGATCTTGGACAGGCGCCGCACCACGTTGTCGGCCTCGCCGAGCTGCTTGTAGAGCTGGTCCGACATCTGCGTCGCGGCGGCGAGCTGGCTGCCGAGGTTCTCGTTGACGTCGCGCACGGCGAGCTTCAGCCCGCCGATCGCGCGCTCGGCGATCTCGGTCGCGGTGATCAGCTCGCCGATGACGGCCTTCAGCGAATGCTCGTCCGCCTTCAGCCGCGTCAGGCGCTTGTTGAGCATGACGCAGTAGACGATCGTCAGCATCAGCAGGATAGCCACCAGCGTCTCGATCGCCATTCCCAGGGAGTGGTTCATGGGGCCTCCATCATCTTGTTCTGCTCGTCCACCTTCTCGAACATCGCAAGTGTCGTACTCGGCTTGCGCAAGGGTTTCGTCACACGGATCGCGACACGGTCGCCGACCCGGCCCATCCGCCCCTCGGTCAGCGTGACATCGCCGCAGCGCACGGTGACGTTGGCGTCGGCGCGCATGTCCAGCGGCAGCGTATCGCCGACCTTGAGCCGCATGAGCTGCTTGAGCGGAATGTCGGCCTCGTAGAGCACCGCGTCGACCGCGATCTCGGCCTGCACGATCTCGGTGGCGAAATGGCCTTCCCAGACCGGGTCGCGGCCGAACTTTTCGCCCATGAACATCTGGAGCAGGACGCCCCGGATCGGCTCGATGGTCGCGTAGGGCAGCAGCAGCTCGACGTTGCCGCCGCGGTCTTCCATGTCGATGCGCAGGCGCACCAGGATCGCTGCGTTGGCCGGACGGCTGATCGCCGCGAAACGCGGATTGGTCTCGAGCCGGTCGATCGTGAAGGTCACCGGCGACAGCGGCCGGAACGCCTGCTCGGCGTCGGCCAGCACCACCTCGACCAGCCGCTTGACCAGCTCGGTCTCGATCGTGGTGTAGGGCCGGCCCTCGATGCGCAGCTGGCTGGTGCCGCGGCGGCCGCCGAGCAGCACGTCGATCATCGAATAGATCAGGTTGGAATCGACCGTCGCCATGCCGAAGTTCTCCCACTCCTCGGCCTTGAACACGGTGAGGACGGCGGGCAGCGGGATCGAGTTCATGTAGTCGCCGAACCGCACCGAAGTGATGCGGTCGAGCGAGACTTCGACGTTGTCGGAGGTGAAGTTGCGCAAGGACGTCGTCATCAACCGCACCAGGCGGTCGAAGACGATTTCGAGCATCGGCAAACGCTCGTAGGACACCATCGCCGAATCGATGATCGCGCGAATGCCGGAATGGTCGTCGAGCGTGACGTCGCCGACGGTGAAGCCGAGGAGATTGTCGATCTCCTCCTGCGACAGCACCCGCTCGCCGGAATTCTTGCCGCTGCCGAGATCGCGGCTGCCGTCCTCGACCATGGCCGCCCATTGCAAGGCCATGGTCTCCGAGAGCTCGTTCTCGGCGGCAGCCTTTGCCGCCTCGGCGGGATCCTCGCTATCGAGCGAGGCCTCCCACTGGGCGGCAATTGCATCCTGGTCGACTTGGTCGTTGCCCGCCATGATCCCTAGTCCGTCATGCTCACTGGACCACGACTTCCTTGAACAGCACGGCGCTGACCTGGATCGGGGCGACCGCCGCGTTGACGCGCTTGGTCAGCTCCTCCTTGAGGCGGAAGATGCCGGCCGAACCGTTGAGGTCGGACGGGCGCAGCTCGCGCACATAGGTCTGGAAGATGTCGGTGACGCGCGGCATCGTCGGCTTGATCGCCTCGATCTGCTTCTCTTCTTTCAGCTCCAGCACGATCTTCAGCCGCAGATATTGCACGCGCTCGCCCGGCGCGCCGG from Bradyrhizobium sp. CB1015 harbors:
- a CDS encoding tetratricopeptide repeat protein — its product is MTARASVIRAVMLVLIVGLFGSSGLAQTPRKGSSLKNIELCNGSDRASPEARIEACTAFIDAAEGSANGFAIAHNNRGNARSAKADYEGAIKDFLEATRLNPNYAKAFNNLGVAYLRTGSHDLALGAFQEALKLNPDYATAFANRAAAYMKRNAYDRAAQDYDEAIRLDPKLEAAWSGRCWARAVLGALQAAMEDCDMVLRSGAGNAATYDSRALINLKMGQFSAAIDDYNSALRYAPKLASALYGRGVARFKLGDADGGNSDISAARRIEAGIAEDFVRYGVPQRD
- a CDS encoding FecR domain-containing protein, which translates into the protein MALLNFSPSAAQAQIDSAGPAVTSSSSKPIGKVVAATGSVTIEHAGAVIVQANVSSEPGRAKTGDPVYLGDVVLTGNDSRVGINFSDGSSFNLSSNARIVLDHYVYEPAGKSNASLFSLAKGTFTFVAGNVAQTGDMKVDTPVATLGIRGTTPHIEISDDGSAKFSTLIEEGKSKLLKKPPAGAAPEPDRSANRRLIICRGC
- a CDS encoding VCBS domain-containing protein, whose product is MLTLAALTFSLGRNAEAADPDVTLLDDDSITYKDLAHGAFELVTKERIPRRIIVEDPGETIVLKKVGSSISINQVTNTSARMDELRAAQQDVLANLEGQGPHGSSTPPFVKSQSLQPINFIQPDAPALQITPSTLPFITLAPPEPVPPSLSTGAGPTELDTVVFDTFAAATGTFGASSGTGGGTLSFGVVGASAGNTVLGGVTYDLWKASPYGVLYVNSTSGAYSFVPDDAAINALKAPTTDVFVITASDGVTSVSQTFTIAINGVNDAALISGTTTGSTIEAGGTANGTPGMPVATGTLTDTDVDDPPNTFTAVSSPTASAGGYGTFTMTASGVWTYTLDDASPAVQRLNAGETLTDSFTVTTIGGTPQVVTITIQGASDAAVISGETTGAVIEAGGIANANPGTPAATGTLTDTDVDTTANAFTAVVSPTASAAGYGTFTMTAAGVWTYTLDNANSAVQALNAGQTLTDSFTVTTLDGTAQVVTITIRGSNDAAVISGTAAGSVTEAGGVANSTAGAPSATGTLVAADVDNASNTFTAVSSPRASTGGYGAYTITAAGVWTYTLDNASGAVQALNVGDTLTDSFTVTSLDGTPQTVTITIFGSNDAALISGTTTGSVTEAGTFSLGAPIATGTLTDTDVDNAPNTFTAVSSPTASDDGYGTFTMTAAGAWTYTLDNNNSVVQALDVGDTLTDTFTVSAIDGTTQTVTVAIHGASDADPNDFDNLATGSIVITDPPNVYGTPGSETIAGGGSTGQVIYAGAGNDTVNGTGKADVLYSGSGNDTIKGNDGDDVIYGGSGNDTINGNNGADTITGGFGADQLTGSNGNDRFAYLFVADSNTSQFDTITDFASGSDKIDLTAFGALGFAILALNSTSTTVPAHTIAWIYDSAANETIVYVNPTDQTLHIGDSSLLEIHLQGIATVDASDFIVAPAAAPVIAAASELSDLTAIAQSDAAAVLTTTAEISSDSGSGDGTLLADGSPAIQSSEPTYNLDSTSDQIGRTEYSSISSSDPMQTAATETSRIDAGATSASGPSPTLQSVAAPTEASFVFHFTDFDTASAAGKNGAIGAGQMADIAIAALNFDHIAAEQHAGRGLALGNDAGNHGVSPPGGADQAAHAHGRSSDDPADTALNPSLSKSSTGGAGHSPASETQQLGDSFHFKDNASQGSQHSVVPDHLIDLAGHHDHAGGVPGSELAFTAEPSPPDGDPPHGPVAAHGHGLHDLIV
- a CDS encoding MotE family protein — encoded protein: MKSFRNIRVIPVVLLAVAGLATLKVAGLAINGGYVFDYKPNQTKKSWAQENLNFPGREDPDITGSTHGAPKEAPKPAAPETKPEGTVVKVEEGQPQVSASERAILERLQARRQEIEARQREIDIRESLLKSAEKRIESKVEEMKAVETRISATQAEQKAAEAQRMKGLVTMYEGMKPKDAARVFDRLEMGVLIEIASAIAPRKMSDILGLMSPEAAERLTVEMARRANGGGDQSASAGELPKIDGKPTQKPN
- a CDS encoding DUF6468 domain-containing protein, producing the protein MNHSLGMAIETLVAILLMLTIVYCVMLNKRLTRLKADEHSLKAVIGELITATEIAERAIGGLKLAVRDVNENLGSQLAAATQMSDQLYKQLGEADNVVRRLSKIAIAARPVANQETAAAPAAKPSTAKAVAAAAEAFSERRRSNGLAA
- the fliM gene encoding flagellar motor switch protein FliM, with protein sequence MAGNDQVDQDAIAAQWEASLDSEDPAEAAKAAAENELSETMALQWAAMVEDGSRDLGSGKNSGERVLSQEEIDNLLGFTVGDVTLDDHSGIRAIIDSAMVSYERLPMLEIVFDRLVRLMTTSLRNFTSDNVEVSLDRITSVRFGDYMNSIPLPAVLTVFKAEEWENFGMATVDSNLIYSMIDVLLGGRRGTSQLRIEGRPYTTIETELVKRLVEVVLADAEQAFRPLSPVTFTIDRLETNPRFAAISRPANAAILVRLRIDMEDRGGNVELLLPYATIEPIRGVLLQMFMGEKFGRDPVWEGHFATEIVQAEIAVDAVLYEADIPLKQLMRLKVGDTLPLDMRADANVTVRCGDVTLTEGRMGRVGDRVAIRVTKPLRKPSTTLAMFEKVDEQNKMMEAP
- the fliL gene encoding flagellar basal body-associated protein FliL, which gives rise to MAENEEGGAAADGAEAAPPKNKLKLIIMVVGVLAVLGGGAATWFFFRHGGDEHHAEAAPPPKPPAFVDVPDMMVNLAGAPGERVQYLRLKIVLELKEEKQIEAIKPTMPRVTDIFQTYVRELRPSDLNGSAGIFRLKEELTKRVNAAVAPIQVSAVLFKEVVVQ